Proteins encoded in a region of the Pocillopora verrucosa isolate sample1 chromosome 11, ASM3666991v2, whole genome shotgun sequence genome:
- the LOC136284449 gene encoding uncharacterized protein, giving the protein MQSGAIREHQLIASSEKDNSSRVGFARLHYQYKKKPKSWVPLLDHRNQWLQVNLGNELTWVTGLATQGKQSKREAWVKKFQLRYWGFRIRVQFYKGHGDIHAKTFTANTDSSSVFHNELNPPVRASVFRFSPTEWHNSIALRIELYGCRDSCLSYPCLNGGTCNRNLITGGYTCSCSSGYNGDRCEIGDVCSLSQPCLNGGTCLFLHHWPYFRCSCSAGYLGHNCWYQIPDQCSPSPCFNGGTCEYIDEWPYFECECPSSYSSYNCGSESGDPCSPEPCLNGGTCTEDSNPLGFECSCPSGYIGFNCGFEQGDRCSDNPCNNDGMCTAESNLLGYNCNCTSEFVGFDCSLLKDDPCLPNPCKNDGNCTRTADLKDFTCNCTSEYIGNTCGNRIVHGIWSDWNEWPNCNKPCNGGSRTRKRTCDNPAPAFGGKNCEGLPTEAESCNLASCPAEMINYKLKLKSRDWNSNLASVESEDYMDLEDTIKKEIINFYNKRDEDVTVVVLEFRPGSVISSFNVTYPGIDSLQIVSIQEEIAGGALGETSAELLNITASNVPEAPLITEATSTTSTRVELKWTAVFQPPSAPLLGYVVVYKEINQKFQPDIMKSLPPNPSEAVLEDLNKFTNYTIRVYAFTSSGNGVSSKAVSVSTQEDVPSEPPPNSVIKSTSESSIHVSWEQISQVHVHGILLGYEVRYAIDDGSSPWMSKTLGVDEYEIHLKDLEYFTPYKVVVCARTSKGCGEEYSDIAYTFGDVPSKPPQSVAAERLKAAEFIKVTWSPVPFGYVGGLLMGYSIKYRRIVTAEKEVLPWEEETAIAKSTDLFIFLKVQTYSIYEIKVAAFTQKGMGPYSDYVYGETCRCPKILYTNYWSASPYLRVNRQDKKFGGILSNIVIDMIQVACDTCPEYGRTIVKTDSNGKGKDAFKKSLLGVLADINNIPQISFPIYGNEYITRFMGSNVYINLVESPGLAFIAVKRMPGTAARNMISAVLDCAPLVVLSGCMAFIAGFIVWVLDMKQNPDEFPASFSKGVGEGFWWSFISMTTVGYGDRSPRSVPARIFGIAWTLTGLVIISILIGTICSALTSSSISYPVTLYGTKIGAIQNSTEQRVGTLKNARVNEDKKYTNFEDIRSALEDGKVEGALLDTYVAAEHKDELFNDKIFVKEILDRPFGYGVVLSGAAVNVEQRCRDYISMQISKIIQIIQNTTETLDPASSDEDVEQSTGLFDGSSDMFLIAMASLIGMLGVAVIVGLIYHYKIFVPLENKVARLKSSTSHFASKEAFVEEVSEFVNSFYSELFIKINASKEKNKQAIKKIKEKHTVGKKLGGSTKSSKIPGLVIKNPVYSSSSAENSFDMKRKLIGPSSKKSLPDQTQQWHSPNSAALNRAEVLLRSKSSSNDHRQRDMGCETTLHNSKAKKSYTKPRKLNIVK; this is encoded by the exons ATGCAAAGTGGTGCAATACGAGAACATCAGCTTATTGCATCCTCGGAAAAAGACAATTCTTCTCGCGTTGGCTTTGCAAGACTGCACTATCAGTACAAAAAGAAGCCAAAGTCCTGGGTACCTTTGCTGGACCATAGAAATCAATGGTTGCAGGTTAATTTGGGAAACGAGCTGACCTGGGTCACTGGTTTAGCTACTCAAGGAAAACAGAGTAAAAGAGAAGCATGGGTCAAAAAATTCCAGCTGAGGTACTGGGGATTTAGAATAAGAGTGCAGTTTTATAAGGGCCATGGCGATATCCACGCCAAG ACATTTACTGCAAATACAGACAGTAGCAGCGTTTTCCATAATGAACTGAACCCACCAGTCAGAGCGAGTGTCTTCCGCTTTAGTCCAACGGAGTGGCACAATAGCATAGCACTGAGGATAGAGCTCTACGGTTGTAGAG ATTCTTGTTTATCATATCCCTGTCTGAATGGTGGAACCTGTAACCGTAACTTAATAACCGGAGGTTACACCTGCAGTTGTTCTTCGGGATACAATGGTGATAGATGTGAGATTG GAGATGTATGCTCACTTAGTCAGCCATGTTTAAATGGAGGTACCTGTTTGTTCCTTCATCACTGGCCCTACTTCAGATGCAGTTGTTCAGCTGGATACCTGGGCCATAATTGCTGGTATCAAATAC CTGATCAGTGTTCCCCTAGTCCTTGTTTCAACGGAGGAACTTGTGAATACATCGATGAATGGCCGTATTTTGAGTGTGAATGTCCATCGTCGTACTCAAGTTATAACTGTGGATCTGAGTCAG GTGACCCGTGTTCACCAGAGCCCTGTCTGAATGGAGGAACCTGTACAGAGGACAGTAACCCGCTGGGTTTTGAATGCAGCTGCCCTTCAGGGTATATTGGATTTAACTGTGGCTTCGAGCAAG GTGACCGATGCTCAGACAACCCCTGCAACAATGACGGGATGTGCACCGCGGAGAGCAACCTTCTTGGATACAATTGCAACTGCACTTCAGAGTTTGTCGGTTTTGATTGTTCTCTTCTAAAAG ACGATCCCTGTCTCCCGAATCCATGTAAAAACGATGGTAATTGTACAAGGACAGCTGATCTGAAGGATTTCACGTGCAATTGTACCTCAGAATACATCGGTAATACATGTGGCAATAGGATAG TTCACGGCATCTGGAGCGACTGGAATGAATGGCCCAACTGTAACAAACCCTGTAATGGCGGATCTAGAACAAGGAAACGCACATGTGATAACCCAGCACCagcttttggcgggaaaaacTGCGAAGGTTTACCCACAGAAGCGGAGAGCTGTAATTTGGCAAGTTGTCCAG CTGAAATGATAAACTACAAACTCAAGTTAAAAAGTAGAGACTGGAACAGCAATCTAGCTAGTGTGGAAAGTGAAGATTACATGGACCTTGAAGATACAATTAAGAAAGAG ATAATCAATTTTTATAACAAAAGAGATGAAGATGTTACAGTGGTGGTTTTAGAGTTCAG aCCTGGAAGTGTTATTTCTAGTTTTAACGTTACCTACCCTGGAATAGACTCATTACAGATCGTTTCAATTCAAGAAGAAATAGCGGGAGGTGCATTGGGGGAAACTTCAGCTGAGTTGCTTAATATCACAGCCTCGAATG TACCGGAAGCTCCACTCATCACGGAGGCTACTAGTACCACTTCGACGAGAGTTGAGTTAAAATGGACTGCTGTCTTCCAGCCACCTTCCGCTCCACTGCTTGGCTATGTTGTAGTATATAAAGAAATCAATCAGAAATTCCAACCAGATATTATGAAATCATTACCTCCCAATCCCTCAGAAGCAGTGCTTGAGGATTTAAATAAGTTTACTAACTACACCATCCGGGTGTATGCTTTTACAAGCAGCGGAAATGGAGTGTCTAGTAAGGCAGTCTCTGTCAGCACTCAGGAGGACG TACCAAGTGAACCGCCTCCCAATAGCGTCATTAAATCTACAAGTGAGAGTTCAATCCATGTTTCCTGGGAACAAATCAGCCAAGTCCATGTGCATGGAATACTTCTAGGGTACGAGGTGAGATACGCAATAGATGATGGGTCATCGCCCTGGATGAGCAAGACACTAGGTGTAGATGAATATGAAATACATTTGAAAGATCTGGAATATTTCACACCATACAAAGTTGTGGTTTGCGCTAGAACATCAAAAGGCTGTGGCGAAGAGTATTCTGACATCGCTTATACGTTTGGAGATG TGCCTAGCAAGCCTCCTCAAAGCGTAGCTGCTGAAAGACTAAAAGCTGCAGAATTCATTAAAGTCACCTGGAGTCCTGTGCCTTTTGGTTATGTCGGTGGTCTTCTCATGGGGTATTCCATAAAATATCGAAGAATTGTAACAGCTGAAAAGGAAGTTCTTCCATGGGAGGAGGAAACAGCCATAGCAAAATCAACGGATCTCTTCATATTTTTGAAAGTTCAAACCTACTCAATTTACGAAATTAAAGTGGCGGCGTTCACTCAAAAGGGCATGGGCCCGTATAGCGATTATGTTTACGGTG AAACCTGTCGCTGTCCGAAAATCCTTTACACTAACTACTGGTCAGCTTCTCCATATCTAAGAGTGAACAGACAGGACAAGAAGTTTGGTGGAATATTGAGTAACATTGTCATTGACATGATTCAAGTGGCTTGCGACACCTGTCCCGAATACGGTCGTACTATAGTTAAAACTGACTCAAACGGAAAAGGAAAAGATGCCTTCAAGAAAAGTCTCTTAGGAGTTCTAGCTGACATTAATAATATCCCACAGATAAGTTTCCCGATTTATGGCAACGAATACATCACAAGGTTCATGGGAAGTAATGTCTACATAAACCTTGTGGAGTCTCCAGGACTAGCGTTTATTGCAGTGAAGAGGATGCCTGGAACAGCGGCCCGGAACATGATAAGTGCTGTGTTGGATTGCGCTCCGTTGGTAGTGCTTTCAGGCTGTATGGCGTTCATCGCAGGGTTTATTGTATGGGTTCTG GACATGAAGCAAAACCCGGATGAATTTCCAGCCTCTTTTAGTAAAGGCGTCGGTGAAGGATTCTGGTGGTCATTTATCTCCATGACAACCGTCGG TTATGGAGATCGTTCGCCCCGTTCTGTTCCTGCTCGTATTTTTGGTATCGCATGGACCCTGACTGGTCTAGTTATTATCTCAATTCTGATTGGTACAATTTGTTCAGCGCTCACGTCTTCATCTATATCATATCCCGTTACCCTCTATGGCACAAAG ATTGGAGCCATTCAAAACTCTACAGAGCAACGCGTCGGCACTTTGAAAAACGCAAGAGTAAATGAAG ATAAGAAATATACCAACTTTGAGGACATCCGTTCAGCGCTGGAGGATGGAAAAGTTGAAGGTGCTCTTTTAGACACATATGTTGCGGCGGAACACAAAGACGAGCTCTTCAACGACAAAATATTCGTCAAAGAGATTCTGGACAGACCATTTGGTTATGGAGTTGTTCTATCAGGAGCAGCAGTAAATGTGGAACAGAGATGTCGCGATTACATCAGCATGCAAATAAGCAAAATAATCCAAATCATCCAGAACACAACAGAGACGCTTGAT ccAGCTTCATCAGATGAGGATGTGGAACAAAGCACGGGCCTGTTTGATGGTTCTTCTGATATGTTCCTTATCGCGATGGCTTCTTTGATTGGAATGTTAGGAGTTGCTGTCATCGTTGGACTTATCTATCATTATAAGATATTTGTTCCTCTGGAAAACAAAG ttgCAAGACTCAAATCATCTACATCACATTTTGCTTCGAAAGAAGCTTTTGTTGAAGAAGTGAGCGAATTCGTGAACTCGTTCTATTCTGAGCTGTTCATCAAGATAAATGCGAGTAAAGagaagaacaaacaagcaatcaagaagatcaaagaaaaacatacaGTTGGAAAGAAACTTGGAGGATCTACAAAGAGCTCGAAAATTCCTGGCCTGGTGATAAAAAATCCAGTCTATTCAAGCTCGTCTGCTGAAAACTCCTTCgacatgaaaagaaaactcatcgGGCCCAGCTCGAAAAAAAGCCTTCCCGATCAGACTCAACAATGGCATTCCCCAAATTCTGCAGCTTTGAATCGTGCTGAAGTATTGTTGAGGTCAAAAAGCTCATCCAATGATCACCGTCAACGTGATATGGGTTGTGAGACAACTTTACATAACAGTAAAGCGAAGAAAAGTTATACGAAGCCCAGAAAGCTTAATATTGTAAAATAG